The segment TCGTGTCCTCACGAACCACGTTTTTTTACGATCTGTGCGGTATGGAGCAATAAATCAATTTTATACTCTACTTCTGTGGTTTGTGTCCTCACAAACCATGTTTCTTATGATGGATTGCTTGGCACAATAAGTCGGCTATATACTTTTCTCACGCCACGCTTTCCGGACTTAATTAATCGGAGTAATTTTACCACCTAAATTTCAGTAGCGTGGCCAGTAAACTTGTTAAAATAGGCACCGTGCAGATGTCGTGCACGAACAACAAAGAGGAAAATCTTCACAAAGCCATTAAAGGTATTCGTGAGGCCGCAAAGAAGGGCGCACAAATTGTTTGCCTGCAAGAGCTTTTTACCTCACTTTATTTTTGTGATGTAGAGGATTACGAAAACTTCAAGTTGGCCGAAGCCATTCCGGGACCATCAACCGATGCGTTGACGGCTATAGCGAAAGAATTGGGTGTGGTTATAATAGCTTCATTATTTGAAAAGCGCACACAGGGCATCTACCATAATACAACCGCTGTGCTTGATGCCGATGGTTCGTACCTGGGTAAGTATAGAAAAATGCACATCCCGGATGATCCATCGTATTTTGAAAAATTTTATTTCACACCAGGCGATTTGGGGTACAAAGTGTTCAAAACAAAATTTGCCACCATTGGTGTACTTATCTGCTGGGATCAATGGTATCCTGAAGCTGCACGCATAACTTCACTTATGGGTGCCGAAGTGTTATTTTATCCCACGGCTATCGGGTGGGCAACATCACAGGATGAGGCGACCAACACCGAACAATACAATGCCTGGCAAACCATACAGCGAAGTCATTCCGTGGCCAACGGAGTACATGTTGTAAGTGTGAATCGTGTTGGTTTTGAACAAGAAGGAAGAATGAAGTTTTGGGGCGGTTCATTTATAGCAAATCCTTTCGGTAGCATTCTGTACAAAGCTTCACACGATCAGGAAGAAGTGCATGTGCTTGAGGTTGATCTGAATAAGACTGACAGCTACAGAACGCATTGGCCGTTTCTGCGCGACAGGAGGATTGATTCCTATCAGCCCATAACCAAACGTTTTATTGATGAAGACTAAACAGTTGTTAGTTTTTCGTTGATGGTTGTTAGAAAAATTAACCATGAACTAACAACTAACAACCAACAACTAATGGTATGACTCCAAAACAACTCGGTTACTATTTTCCAGCAGAATTTGCCAAACACACTGCCACCTGGCTTAGCTGGCCGCACAAGGAAGCTTCATGGCCCGGAAAAATCCATACCATTTTTCCGGTGTATGCCCAGTTTGTAAAACTTGTAGCAGAAGGTGAGTTGGTGAACATTAATGTTGTTGATGAAGCCATGAAACAGTTTG is part of the Cyclobacteriaceae bacterium genome and harbors:
- a CDS encoding carbon-nitrogen hydrolase encodes the protein MSCTNNKEENLHKAIKGIREAAKKGAQIVCLQELFTSLYFCDVEDYENFKLAEAIPGPSTDALTAIAKELGVVIIASLFEKRTQGIYHNTTAVLDADGSYLGKYRKMHIPDDPSYFEKFYFTPGDLGYKVFKTKFATIGVLICWDQWYPEAARITSLMGAEVLFYPTAIGWATSQDEATNTEQYNAWQTIQRSHSVANGVHVVSVNRVGFEQEGRMKFWGGSFIANPFGSILYKASHDQEEVHVLEVDLNKTDSYRTHWPFLRDRRIDSYQPITKRFIDED